The DNA segment CCGTAGAAATTCAAAAATGCAGTGGTAAACGTCTGATTCCCCATCGCATACGGATTCCCCCTGAATTTTGAAAATTCATTTTCAATCCCGGTGACTAATGAAGCAGAATGACGAATATTATGGTGTAAAAAAATCTTATAGGACAATTCCTGATAAGTGAAACTAGAAACCACCTCATCATGAGAAAACTGATCTATTCTGTACTTCTCCCCATCAAGCGACATGCCATAATCCGGTTTCCAGTTCGTGGTTGCCCTGTGAAAAATAAATAAAGTCCTCTGAGGTTTCCAGCCAGTATAAGCCCAATAAGAAAGCTTAAATCTGGGATTTTCGCCCAGGATCACATCCAGGCTTAGCTTTGAGCCCTTTGCCGGAAGGTTGCGTAAAGTAGCATTCATCAAAAGACTGGCATTGAAATCGCTGTCATAATGGGCACCCACCCTGAACTTGTTTGTTCCTTTTTCTGACACCCGGATAATAAGATCGTTCCCATCCTCAAAAGGCTCGATTCTATATGTCACCTTTTCAAAAAACTGGCTGCCATACAGACGGTCGACAGCTTTTTCAATATCCGCAAGCGTACTCATTGAGGGAGCGTCAATCTGTATCTTTCCCGCCATAAACTCTTTCGACACATTTTCAAGGCCTTCCATAGAAACCTTGGTGATGTAGATTGAATCCGATACTTTGGGAACAATATGGGCAGGTGAAACTGGTTGAAACCGTTTTAAGGAATCGGCCAGCTTCAACAACTGCGGATAAACCTTCATGGCCGCATCCTCACCTGTTTTAATGAGCGAATCCGCATGATTAAAGTTTGCTGCCGAATTCGAATAAACTCCGGGAGAAATAAGAATATCACATAACTTTTGATTTTGCTTATTGGTTTCAACTACATGAAAAAACATGGACTGTTCTGTAATCTTCACCAGGGAATTCAATTCTCCTTTTGAATAGGGCTTAAAACCCACATTTACACCAATGATGATGTCAGCCCCCATCTTCTTCACTTCATCCGCAGGGAAATTGTTGACCAATCCACCGTCAACCAGAAGCCGGCCATCAATTTCAACCGGATTAAATACCGTAGGAATAGACATACTGGCTCTTATGGCGTCAGGTAAATTGCCGTTGTGCAAAACCACTTCCTCACCCGTAACGATATCGGTGGCCGTGCAAAGATATGGGATAGGCAAATGGTTGAAATCATGAATATTTTTCACATTCCAGGTTAAATGTGAAAGAAGGTTGAACAGGTTCTGTCCGGCAATCAACCCTCCGGGAAGTTTTATTTTTCGGGAATCAAAAGGGAAGGTAATAAAATAATGGGACTGTTCTTCTTTTTCGTCAATGCTCAGATTTTCCCGTGAAATCTTATCGGTAAGGATATCTGCCCAATCCTGGCTTAAAACAAGCTTTTCCAGGCTGTCGGCACTGTATCCTATGGCATACAAACCTCCGATTATGCTGCCCATACTGGTTCCACCAATAAAATCGGGCTTAATACCAGCCTTTTCAAGTACTTTCAACACCCCTATATGGGCAATCCCTTTTGCTCCTCCCCCGCTAAGCACCAGGCCAATCTTAGGCCTGCGCTGCACTTCGTTTTGGGCCAGTGCAGGACTTAAAACTATCACCCACAATAGCGACATCAAAATCAAAAATTTAAAAAATTTCATTTATTCTTCATGATTATTGAGAACCTTAAAATTAGGGAATTTTAGATTATGGCGCAAGA comes from the Bacteroidota bacterium genome and includes:
- a CDS encoding patatin-like phospholipase family protein, whose protein sequence is MSLLWVIVLSPALAQNEVQRRPKIGLVLSGGGAKGIAHIGVLKVLEKAGIKPDFIGGTSMGSIIGGLYAIGYSADSLEKLVLSQDWADILTDKISRENLSIDEKEEQSHYFITFPFDSRKIKLPGGLIAGQNLFNLLSHLTWNVKNIHDFNHLPIPYLCTATDIVTGEEVVLHNGNLPDAIRASMSIPTVFNPVEIDGRLLVDGGLVNNFPADEVKKMGADIIIGVNVGFKPYSKGELNSLVKITEQSMFFHVVETNKQNQKLCDILISPGVYSNSAANFNHADSLIKTGEDAAMKVYPQLLKLADSLKRFQPVSPAHIVPKVSDSIYITKVSMEGLENVSKEFMAGKIQIDAPSMSTLADIEKAVDRLYGSQFFEKVTYRIEPFEDGNDLIIRVSEKGTNKFRVGAHYDSDFNASLLMNATLRNLPAKGSKLSLDVILGENPRFKLSYWAYTGWKPQRTLFIFHRATTNWKPDYGMSLDGEKYRIDQFSHDEVVSSFTYQELSYKIFLHHNIRHSASLVTGIENEFSKFRGNPYAMGNQTFTTAFLNFYG